A genomic region of Xanthomonas campestris pv. phormiicola contains the following coding sequences:
- a CDS encoding sigma-70 family RNA polymerase sigma factor, which produces MNETDPLGDATDRVLLRRMAGGDRDALATLYRNYHGRLCRFLSRLTRRPDIIEEAINDCFWIAWQKAGDFRGDSQVSTWIMGIAYRCGLKAIRHHSDEAIEDGVTAEDHFAATDPDEDRELRDWLGKGLERLSADQRLVVELVYGLGHKLEDVAAIMQCPVGTIKARLFHARVKLRNVLPGLAGGASPLTESVS; this is translated from the coding sequence ATGAACGAAACCGATCCCCTTGGCGATGCCACCGACCGCGTGCTGCTCCGGCGCATGGCCGGCGGCGACCGCGACGCGCTGGCCACCCTGTACCGCAACTACCACGGGCGGTTGTGCCGGTTCCTGTCGCGGCTGACCCGGCGCCCGGACATCATCGAGGAAGCGATCAACGACTGCTTCTGGATCGCCTGGCAGAAGGCCGGCGACTTCCGCGGCGATTCGCAGGTCTCGACCTGGATCATGGGCATCGCCTACCGCTGCGGGCTCAAGGCGATCCGCCACCACAGCGACGAGGCGATCGAGGACGGGGTGACCGCCGAAGACCACTTCGCCGCCACCGACCCGGACGAGGACCGCGAACTGCGCGACTGGCTGGGCAAGGGCCTGGAGCGGCTGTCGGCCGACCAGCGCCTGGTGGTCGAACTGGTCTACGGCCTGGGCCACAAGCTGGAAGACGTCGCGGCGATCATGCAGTGCCCGGTGGGCACGATCAAGGCGCGGCTGTTCCATGCGCGGGTCAAGCTGCGCAACGTGCTGCCCGGATTGGCCGGCGGCGCTTCCCCTCTGACGGAGAGCGTGTCATGA
- a CDS encoding zf-HC2 domain-containing protein: MKTGFNEPGNECSHAWELMPWVLQSSATEEQHDWLIAHLAKCSFCSAEFAQQSRLRLAMSLPSDVPVDAEAGLQRLLGRLDAPEPQRQPARVRSSWTTRALVAAALLQAVGLGVLGARLSASDQSASYRTLSDTAQPLAADAIRVVPDAHMSLADWDALLRKLQLRVVGGPNGAGAYTVVPVQAGSPAQPQRSVQQLRATPGIRLAEPISAP, encoded by the coding sequence ATGAAGACAGGCTTCAACGAGCCGGGCAACGAGTGCTCGCACGCCTGGGAACTGATGCCGTGGGTGCTGCAGTCCAGCGCCACGGAAGAACAGCACGACTGGCTGATCGCGCACCTGGCCAAGTGCAGCTTCTGCAGCGCCGAGTTCGCGCAGCAGAGCCGGCTGCGCCTGGCGATGTCGCTGCCCAGCGACGTGCCGGTGGACGCCGAGGCCGGGCTGCAGCGCCTGCTCGGCCGCCTCGACGCGCCCGAGCCGCAGCGCCAGCCGGCGCGCGTGCGCTCCAGCTGGACCACGCGGGCGCTGGTCGCCGCGGCGCTGCTGCAGGCGGTGGGCCTGGGCGTGCTCGGGGCCAGGCTGTCCGCCAGCGACCAGAGCGCCAGCTACCGCACCCTCAGCGATACCGCGCAGCCGCTGGCCGCCGACGCGATCCGCGTGGTGCCGGATGCGCACATGTCCCTGGCCGACTGGGACGCCCTGCTGCGTAAGCTGCAGCTGCGCGTGGTCGGCGGCCCCAACGGCGCTGGCGCCTACACCGTGGTGCCGGTCCAGGCCGGCTCGCCGGCGCAGCCGCAGCGCAGCGTGCAGCAGTTGCGTGCGACGCCCGGCATCCGCCTGGCGGAGCCGATTTCCGCACCATGA
- a CDS encoding S8 family serine peptidase, translated as MSLSRAGLLFACLVLGACAHDRRNAAATPAAAAAATAKTPTLDASPTLDSQRQIVLAVANPMAAPGRHAGSNLIGYASSSYYGAGAQAAGMLDALTRRYGLRAVTGWPIKPLGLYCVVLEPAPGVQRDALLAALAKDERVALSQPLQDFATYADPAPPATPTPPLHYNDPYVDMQRGFVATNAAAAQALSQGQGVTVAIVDTGVDTAHPDLQGRLRDVRDLVAADPAAFNRDHHGTEVAGIIAAGSNNHLGIVGMAPKAMLDVYKACWYPQRAGAGAGCNSFTLAKALVAIGDTRTRIINLSLGGPADPLLRKLLEQLLRQGRIVVAAMPPDGRLDGFPDGTPGVIVVRSSSATPSPPGVLSAPGEDILTTQPNGAYDFTSGSSMATAHVSGVVALLLSLAPQLDARSVHELLRRTSRQRDGLLQVDAAAAVQALPRTATTAR; from the coding sequence ATGAGCCTTTCTCGCGCCGGCCTGCTCTTCGCCTGTCTAGTGCTCGGCGCTTGCGCCCATGACCGGCGCAACGCTGCCGCCACACCTGCTGCTGCGGCGGCGGCAACCGCGAAGACACCGACCCTGGACGCCTCGCCGACGCTGGACAGCCAGCGCCAGATCGTGCTCGCCGTGGCCAATCCGATGGCCGCGCCGGGCCGCCACGCCGGCTCCAACCTGATCGGCTACGCCTCCTCCAGCTACTACGGCGCAGGCGCCCAGGCCGCCGGCATGCTCGATGCGTTGACCCGCCGCTATGGCCTGCGCGCGGTGACCGGCTGGCCGATCAAGCCGCTCGGCCTGTACTGCGTGGTGCTGGAGCCGGCACCGGGGGTGCAACGCGACGCACTGCTCGCGGCGCTGGCCAAGGACGAACGCGTCGCCCTGTCGCAACCGTTGCAGGACTTCGCCACCTATGCCGACCCGGCGCCGCCGGCCACGCCGACGCCGCCGCTGCACTACAACGATCCCTACGTGGACATGCAGCGCGGCTTCGTCGCCACCAATGCCGCCGCCGCACAGGCGCTGAGCCAGGGCCAGGGCGTGACCGTGGCCATCGTCGATACCGGCGTGGACACCGCGCATCCGGACCTGCAGGGCCGCCTGCGCGACGTGCGCGACCTGGTCGCCGCCGATCCTGCCGCGTTCAACCGCGACCACCACGGCACCGAGGTCGCCGGGATCATCGCCGCCGGCAGCAACAACCATCTGGGCATCGTCGGCATGGCGCCCAAGGCCATGCTCGACGTGTACAAGGCCTGCTGGTACCCGCAGCGCGCCGGCGCCGGCGCCGGCTGCAATTCCTTCACCCTGGCCAAGGCGCTGGTCGCGATCGGCGACACCCGCACGCGCATCATCAACCTGAGCCTGGGCGGGCCGGCCGATCCGCTGCTGCGCAAGCTGCTCGAGCAGTTGCTGCGGCAGGGCCGCATCGTGGTCGCGGCGATGCCGCCGGACGGCCGCCTGGACGGCTTTCCCGACGGCACCCCGGGCGTGATCGTGGTACGCAGCAGCAGCGCCACCCCGTCGCCGCCGGGCGTGCTCAGCGCGCCCGGCGAGGACATTCTCACCACCCAGCCCAACGGCGCCTACGATTTCACTTCCGGCTCGTCGATGGCCACCGCCCACGTCAGCGGCGTGGTCGCGTTGCTGCTGTCGCTGGCGCCGCAGCTGGATGCGCGCAGCGTGCACGAGCTGCTGCGCCGGACCAGCCGGCAACGCGACGGCCTGCTGCAGGTGGATGCCGCCGCCGCGGTGCAGGCGCTGCCGCGCACCGCCACCACGGCGCGCTGA
- a CDS encoding heme ABC transporter permease, which produces MAKWIPQWLHRLGSPPTFYRIAGTIRPWALGAALLLGAVAFYGGLVLAPPDYQQHDAYRIIFIHVPSAWMSLFVYAAMGAAGFVALVWRLKLAEVACMACASIGAAFTFITLCTGSLWGKPMWGAWWTWDARLTSELVLLFLYLGVIGLYRAIEDPRQGARAAALLALVGLINLPIVHFSVVWWNTLHQGSTVRVLGPSKMPLAMLWPLLTAVLASKCYYLASLLGRMRTDLLALERGKGWVRALALAAHAPAPLPEARLAAEHAA; this is translated from the coding sequence ATGGCCAAGTGGATTCCGCAGTGGCTGCACCGGCTCGGCTCGCCGCCGACGTTCTACCGCATCGCCGGCACGATCCGCCCGTGGGCGCTGGGCGCGGCGCTGCTGCTTGGCGCGGTCGCGTTCTACGGCGGCCTGGTGCTGGCGCCGCCGGACTACCAGCAACACGACGCCTACCGGATCATCTTCATCCACGTGCCCAGCGCCTGGATGAGCCTGTTCGTGTATGCCGCGATGGGCGCGGCCGGCTTCGTCGCCCTGGTGTGGCGGCTGAAGCTCGCCGAAGTGGCGTGCATGGCCTGCGCCTCGATCGGCGCGGCGTTCACCTTCATCACCCTGTGCACCGGCTCGCTGTGGGGCAAGCCGATGTGGGGCGCCTGGTGGACCTGGGACGCGCGGCTGACCTCGGAACTGGTGCTGCTGTTCCTGTACCTGGGCGTGATCGGCCTGTACCGCGCGATCGAGGATCCGCGCCAGGGCGCGCGCGCCGCCGCGCTGCTGGCGCTGGTCGGGCTGATCAACCTGCCGATCGTGCATTTCTCCGTGGTCTGGTGGAACACCCTGCACCAGGGCTCGACCGTGCGCGTGCTGGGTCCGTCGAAGATGCCGCTGGCGATGCTGTGGCCGCTGCTGACCGCGGTGCTGGCGAGCAAGTGCTATTACCTGGCCAGCCTGCTCGGCCGCATGCGCACCGACCTGCTGGCGCTGGAGCGCGGCAAGGGCTGGGTGCGGGCGCTCGCCCTGGCCGCACACGCGCCGGCGCCGCTGCCGGAAGCGCGCCTGGCGGCGGAGCACGCGGCATGA